Proteins from a single region of Pseudarthrobacter sp. NIBRBAC000502772:
- a CDS encoding DUF1508 domain-containing protein, which yields MAVSGAFENKAAVVAGIAAVRECAGTGLVTDLCPAAKVSPTAPAPRPWWSPPNSSRTAGTNASPPPGRTLLS from the coding sequence ATGGCTGTGTCGGGGGCTTTTGAGAACAAAGCCGCCGTGGTTGCCGGTATCGCCGCCGTCCGCGAATGCGCCGGGACAGGGCTGGTCACCGATCTCTGCCCCGCCGCCAAAGTTTCGCCGACTGCCCCCGCCCCACGTCCGTGGTGGTCCCCGCCCAACTCCAGCCGAACTGCGGGGACCAACGCGTCCCCGCCACCAGGGCGCACACTTTTGTCATAG
- a CDS encoding RNA polymerase sigma factor, translating into MTDALTDDVLRARARDPELFSIVYRTYAPQVLGYLTARGVEDPEAVMQEVFIAVLPRLQKVTGGVAGLRTFVFSVAHARMVDDHRRQQRTPSKLPFEPDLDGREESSAETEVLHRISPQEVADLLNELPDEQREVLSLRLVSGLTVDQVAAVMGKSAGAVKQLQRRALIRLREQSGVKEYVAP; encoded by the coding sequence GTGACCGATGCACTGACAGACGACGTTCTGCGTGCGCGCGCCCGCGATCCGGAGCTCTTCAGTATCGTGTACCGAACGTACGCGCCACAGGTCCTGGGCTACCTCACAGCCCGCGGGGTAGAAGATCCGGAGGCGGTTATGCAGGAAGTCTTCATCGCCGTCCTGCCACGGCTGCAGAAGGTTACCGGCGGCGTGGCCGGGCTGCGCACGTTTGTCTTCTCCGTGGCACACGCCAGGATGGTTGACGATCACCGGAGACAGCAGCGCACCCCCAGTAAGCTCCCGTTCGAACCCGACCTCGACGGACGCGAGGAGTCCTCGGCCGAGACTGAAGTGCTGCACCGGATCTCGCCGCAGGAAGTGGCCGATCTCCTCAACGAATTGCCGGATGAACAGCGGGAAGTGCTGTCGTTACGCCTCGTCTCGGGCCTCACGGTGGACCAGGTGGCCGCTGTGATGGGCAAGAGTGCCGGCGCCGTCAAACAGCTCCAGCGCCGTGCATTGATCCGGCTGCGCGAGCAGTCCGGAGTGAAGGAGTACGTGGCGCCATGA